The genomic segment GCCCTGCGGCGCGATCAGCAGGCCCGCGGTCAGCGTCGTCTCGCCGCGCACCTGGAGGAAGTAGCTGGGGAACAGCAGGCCGGCGCCCATGAACGCGATGATGAACACGAACATGGTGACGGCGGCGATGGTCAGGTTGCGGTTGCGGAACAGCCGCAGGTCGAGCAGCGGGTGCCGGGGCCGGAACGAGTAGAGCACGAAGGCGACCACGAGCGCGCCGCCGACGAGCATCGGCAGCCAGACCTTGGTGTCGGCGACGGTGCCGGTCTCGGGCAGCGTGGAGATGCCGTAGAGGAACAGCGCGAGACCCGGCGACAGCATGAGCATGCCGAGGAAGTCGAACGACTCGGACGGCTCGGCGTTGTCCTTGGGGAGCGCCAGCTGGGCGTAGACGAGCGCGACCAGGCCGATCGGCAGATTGATCAGGAAGATCCAGTGCCAGCTCGCCACGTCGATCAGCCAGCCGCCGAGGATCGGGCCGGTGATCGGGCCGAGCAGCATCGGGATGCCGAGCACCGCCATCAGGCGGCCGATGCGGTGCGGGCCGGCGGCCCGGGTCATGATCGTCATGCCGAGCGGCATGAGCATGCCGCCGCCGAGGCCCTGGACGACCCGCCAGGCGATCAGCTCGCCGATCGAGTCGGCGGTGGCGCAGAGCCCGGAGCCGATGGTGAACAGCGCCAGCGCCACCATGTAGAGGCGTTTCGTGCCGAACCGGTCGGCGGCCCAGCCGCTGAGCGGGATGACAGTGGCCAGCGCGAGTGTGTAACCGGTCATGGTCCATGCGACGCGGGCGTACGTGGCGTCGAACTCGCTCTGGAACGTCGGCAGCGCCACGCTGACGACTGTCACGTCGAGGATCGACATGATCGCACCGAGCACGACGACGCCGGCCACCTTGAGTACGGCGGCGTCGAGCTTCGTCGACGTCGCGACGGGTTGCTGGGTCACTGACGGTCTCCTGGAATCCGGTCCGGCACGAAGGTGGCGGTGGCGGCGCCGCGCGCCGTCGGTGGAGCGCGGGCGGAACGCGCGGCGGGCGGCGTCCGGGCGACAGCGTAGCCATGACCTGCGACGAGACGCGGCCGGTTTTGCCGAGGGGCGAACCAGCGCGGTGCCCGGAGCCGCCGCGTCACCGGCTCGGACGTGCTCCGTCGGCTCGCGGAAAGGGCAGGTGCGCGCCGATTCGCCAGTCTTGTCGAGGCCCTGACCGGCGGCGGTGACCGTGACGAAGGTCATGCCTCGTCCGAGCGGCGCGAACGGGTGGCGGCCCTGCCGCTCAACCCAGGCCGGCCATCAGCTCGACCTCGGCCGTACGGGAGCGGTCGATGCGGCGGGCGAGGTCGCGTACCCGCTCGCTGGTCCCGGCGGCGACCTGGGCGCGGGCCAGGTCGGCCGCGGTGCGCTGGTGCCGGCCGAGCACGTCGAGCAGCACCCGGTCGGCGTCGGCGGGCGCGGCGGCGCGCAGCCGGGCCAGTCCGGCGGCGGCGTCGCTGTGCCCGGAGTGGTCGTGCCGGGCGGCCGCGGCGGCGGCCGACGGGCCCGCTTCGCGCAGCCAGCCGCGCATGGTCGCGAGTTCGTCGGTCTCGGTGGCCCGGACGGCGGCGATCAGGGTGCGGATCCGCGGGTCGGTGGCACGGTCGAGGCCGACGCCGACGATCTCCAGGGTCTGCTCGGTGTGCGCCACCATCATGGCCAGGAACAACGCGTCGATCCCGCTGGTGGTGCCGTCCGCGCCGGCCGGGGCCGACGCCGTGGCGGACGGGACCGGCGGGGACGGATCAGCGGCGGGCGGCCCGCCGCACCCGGGCAGGGCCAGCACCACGCCGAGCAGGGTGGCGGCGGACGCGCGGCGGAGCCGGGGACCGGCCGGCTCCGCCGCGCGGCTACGCGGGCTCAGATCTGCTGCCACAGCGCCGGTACGTTCGGCGGCTCCCAGCCGGCGATGGCGGTGTGCGCCTGGCGGCAGCGGTAGGTGCGGCCGTCGTAGGTCACCGTGTCACCGACCTGGTACGCCCGCCCGGCGGTCCACGTACCGCCCGGCGCCGGGGTGCTGGTCCGGGTGGGCGTGGGCGAGGGCGCGGGGGTGGTGGGCGCCGCCGTCGGGGTGGGTGACGGGGTCGGGTTGCCGCCTCCGCCGCCGATCTGGAGGTCGACGCAGGAGTAGAACGCGTTGGCGGTGTCGGAGATGTTCCAGATGGCGAGCAGCTTCTGCCGGCCGGAGAAGCCGCCGAGGTTGACCGTGTGCGAGACGGTCGCGCCGGGCTGGCGTCCCCCGCCGTCGACCACGGCGACCCGGGTGCCGCCGATCCAGTACTCCCAGTTGGCGGTGGCGTGCCGGGCGGTGTTGACCCAGGTGAACGTGACGCTGCTGCCGACCGAGGTGGCCGGCCAGTTGCGGCTGTCGTCGTTGAGGACCGCGAACTGGGCGATGCCGGCGTGGCAGTTGCGCAGGCCCTTGGGGCCCTCGACGCTCTGCGGCTCGTACTTGATCTGGCCGCAGTCGGGGACCCGGTTCTGCGCGCAGAGCGCCTGGCGGCTGGGCGGCGAGGAGACGTAGCCGTGGGCCTGCGCGGGCGCGGCGAGCGCCAGCGTCCCGGTGACGGCACCGGCGGTGAGCAGCGGGAGGGTGATTCTTCGGCGCATGGTGGCAACTCCTTCGGGGGGAACGGAAGGTGCCCCGAACATAAATTAAACATTGTTAACAGTAAAGACTCCTGTCTATAAATTAAGCCCTGCACTCCCCGGTGCCGGGCGTATGATCCTGATCGATGGCTCGCCGCGCGGAGCCGATCGTCGTTCGTGGGCATCCCGCCGCCGTCGCGCTCCGGGAGGACGACGCAGAACCGGGCATCTCCCCGTCGTCCCACTCCCCCGAAGGACATCCCCGGATGAGAAGACCCACCGCGTTCGCGGCCGGCCTGCTGCTGCTCGCCACCGCGCTCGGCACCGCCGGCGGACCGGCCGCCGCCGAACCCACCGACCCGGTCACCGTCACCGTGAACACCCGCGCCGGGCTGGCCACCGTCCCGGCCACCGCGCTCGGCGTCAACCACGCCATCTGGGACGCGCAGCTCGGCAGCGCCGAGACGTCCGACCTGCTCAAGGCCGCGGGCGTGAAGATGCTGCGCTACCCCGGCGGCTCGTACGCCGACATCTACCACTGGGAAACGCACACCGCGCCCGGCGGCTACGTCGCGCCGAACACCGACTTCGACACGTTCATGGCCGGCGCCCGCCGCGTCGGCGCCGAGCCGATGATCATCGCGAACTACGGCACCGGCACGCCCGCCGAGGCGGCGGCATGGGTCCGCTACGCCAACGTCACCAAGGGCTACGGCGCCAAGTGGTGGACGGTCGGCAACGAGAACTACGGCAACGGCCACTACGGCTCCGCCTGGGAGGCCGACGACCACCCGGACAAGAGCGCCTCCCAGTACGCCCGGCTGGTGGTCGAGTACGCCGACGCGATGAAGGCGGTGGACCCGAGCATCAAGGTCGGCGCGGTGCTCACCATGCCCGGCAACTGGCCGGACGGCATCACCGCCGGCTCCGACCCGGGCCCGTGGAACCAGACGGTCCTCTCCATCGCCGGTCCGAAGATCGACTTCGTGGACGTGCACTGGTACCCGGGCGGCAACGCCGCCGACTCGCTGGCCCGGACCAACCACCTGCCCGACGCGGCCTGGCTGCTGCGCCAGCAGATCGCCCGGTACGCCGGCCCCGGCGCGGACCGGATCGGGATCAGCTTCACCGAGCTGAACGTGGACGCGGGCCGTACCACCGCGCCGGGCGCGCTGTTCCTCGCCGACGCCTACAGCGGGCTGCTGGAGCAGGGTGTGTTCACCGTGCAGTGGTGGAACGTGCACAACGGCATCGGCACCGTCTCCGAGGTGGCCGGGCAGACCGACTACGGCGACTTCGGGCTGCTGTCCAGCGGCAACTGCACCAGCGACGGCGAGGTGTGCCAGCCGGCGTTCAACACCCCGTTCGCGCCGTACCACGCGCTGTCCATGATGAACCTGTTCGTCCGGCCCGGGGACCAACTGGTCCGGGCCGGGACGGACGAGCCGCTGGTCGCCGCGCACGCGGTACGCCGGCCGGAC from the Micromonospora sp. WMMA1947 genome contains:
- a CDS encoding DHA2 family efflux MFS transporter permease subunit; this translates as MTQQPVATSTKLDAAVLKVAGVVVLGAIMSILDVTVVSVALPTFQSEFDATYARVAWTMTGYTLALATVIPLSGWAADRFGTKRLYMVALALFTIGSGLCATADSIGELIAWRVVQGLGGGMLMPLGMTIMTRAAGPHRIGRLMAVLGIPMLLGPITGPILGGWLIDVASWHWIFLINLPIGLVALVYAQLALPKDNAEPSESFDFLGMLMLSPGLALFLYGISTLPETGTVADTKVWLPMLVGGALVVAFVLYSFRPRHPLLDLRLFRNRNLTIAAVTMFVFIIAFMGAGLLFPSYFLQVRGETTLTAGLLIAPQGIGAMLTMPIAGMLADKVPVGRTVPFALVLIAAGFFTFTQLGTDTSYWLLCGSLFVMGLGMGGTMMPIMTSALKTLSAAEVARGSTLVNILQQIGGSVGAAVMSVILTSELNGSQPIPGVTDPATGAPLTEAQLAIAAQQQPELLQQFPVPPSLIERGLDFAANSFSTTFWVAFGLVLLTFVPAAFLPRRREPSHLLDGDPGEDKRPMPVPIH
- a CDS encoding DUF305 domain-containing protein; amino-acid sequence: MAADLSPRSRAAEPAGPRLRRASAATLLGVVLALPGCGGPPAADPSPPVPSATASAPAGADGTTSGIDALFLAMMVAHTEQTLEIVGVGLDRATDPRIRTLIAAVRATETDELATMRGWLREAGPSAAAAAARHDHSGHSDAAAGLARLRAAAPADADRVLLDVLGRHQRTAADLARAQVAAGTSERVRDLARRIDRSRTAEVELMAGLG
- a CDS encoding lytic polysaccharide monooxygenase, translating into MRRRITLPLLTAGAVTGTLALAAPAQAHGYVSSPPSRQALCAQNRVPDCGQIKYEPQSVEGPKGLRNCHAGIAQFAVLNDDSRNWPATSVGSSVTFTWVNTARHATANWEYWIGGTRVAVVDGGGRQPGATVSHTVNLGGFSGRQKLLAIWNISDTANAFYSCVDLQIGGGGGNPTPSPTPTAAPTTPAPSPTPTRTSTPAPGGTWTAGRAYQVGDTVTYDGRTYRCRQAHTAIAGWEPPNVPALWQQI
- a CDS encoding cellulose binding domain-containing protein, whose amino-acid sequence is MRRPTAFAAGLLLLATALGTAGGPAAAEPTDPVTVTVNTRAGLATVPATALGVNHAIWDAQLGSAETSDLLKAAGVKMLRYPGGSYADIYHWETHTAPGGYVAPNTDFDTFMAGARRVGAEPMIIANYGTGTPAEAAAWVRYANVTKGYGAKWWTVGNENYGNGHYGSAWEADDHPDKSASQYARLVVEYADAMKAVDPSIKVGAVLTMPGNWPDGITAGSDPGPWNQTVLSIAGPKIDFVDVHWYPGGNAADSLARTNHLPDAAWLLRQQIARYAGPGADRIGISFTELNVDAGRTTAPGALFLADAYSGLLEQGVFTVQWWNVHNGIGTVSEVAGQTDYGDFGLLSSGNCTSDGEVCQPAFNTPFAPYHALSMMNLFVRPGDQLVRAGTDEPLVAAHAVRRPDGSVAVLLLNKDPDNAHPVALDYAGFTPADEAPTVHTLTNGATGISTGRSGDASTRTLPPYSLTTLVLRPAGSSAGRPGAPGRPTAGAVTDRAATISWPAATPGASPIAKYEVHRQYGAVSEQLGETAGTSLTVGNLEPGARYTVNVLARDTAGRVSWSSPPLTFATGSPAESSCAVRFDDDNDWGNGYVANVEVVNTGAKAVDGWTLTWTWPTAWQQVSSGWSATWDQQGRTVRVTPTADNRRLAADGGSTTVGFVGAYSGPNVPPGAFRLNGTVCTVR